The Mycolicibacterium mucogenicum DSM 44124 genomic sequence CTCGATGTCCTCGATGCGGGCGTCGACGTACACCGAGAAGTCGAACAGGTCCGAGATCATCAGCGCCGGTCCGGTCTGCAGGACGTTGAGGCCCTCGATTATCAGGATGTCGGGGTGCCGGACGACGACCTTCTCGCCGGGCACGATGTCGTAGATCAGGTGCGAGTACACCGGGGCGGACGCCTGATCGGCGCCCGACTTGACCGCGGTGACGAACCGCATCAGTGCGCGACGATCGTAGCTCTCGGGAAAGCCCTTGCGGTGCATGATCTTTCGTCGCATGAGTTCGGCGTTCGGGTACAGGAACCCGTCGGTGGTGACGAGGTCGACGCGTGGGTGGTGGCCGAACCGGGCGAGCAGCGCCTGCAGCACGCGCGCGGTGGTCGACTTGCCGACGGCGACGCTGCCGGCCACGCCGATGATGAACGGCACCGGGCGGTCGGGATTCTGCTGTGGTTCGCCGAGGAACTCCGCCGTCGCGGCGAAGAGGCGCTGCCGGGCGGCGACCTGCAGGTGGATCAGACGGGCCAGAGGCAGGTAGACCTCTTCGACTTCCAGCAGGTCGAGCTGCTCGCCCATACCGCGCAGGCCCAGCAGTTCATGAGCAGTGAGTTTCAGGGGAGTCGCCATACGCAGCGCGCGCCATTGGCGCCTGTCGAACTCGACGTAGGGACTCGGCTCGCTCGGCCGCGGCATGTGCCCAGTCTTGCAGTCATTGCCGGGCGATGAACGCGGGGGTACCGGCTAACGTGGGCGGGTATGAGCGCTGGGCAGATCCCGATGCCGGTTCCCGACACCGCCGCCGACGGCTTGATCCACGAATACTTGCTGCTCGGTCTGCGGTTCGACCGCATCGAGGAGGGCTACGTCGACTCGTTCACCGGCGACCCGGCGTTGCGGAAGCAGGTCGCCGATGAACCCGCGCCGGACCCCGCGGCACTGGCCCGCCAGGCCCGCCGGCTGCACGGCGAGGTCGACGGTTCCGGGCTGGACCCGCAGCGCGCGGACTACCTGAAGGCGCATCTGCGGGCCCTGGACTGCGCGGGGCGCAAGTTCGCGGGGGAGGACGTCGGCTTCGTCGACGAGGTCCGCGACTACTTCGACGTGTCGATCGCCAAGGGCGACGAGGACCGCTACCGCGAGGCGCATCGCCTGCTCGACGAGGCGCTGGGCGGCAGTGGCCCGCTGGTGGAGCGCATGCAGGCCCACCGCTCGGGCGAGGAGATTCCGCCCGAGCGGCTCGAGGAGTGCATCCACGCGTTCTCGTCCGCGCTGCGCGACCGGGTCAGGGTCGACTTCCCGCTGCCGGACACCGAGACCATCAACTACGAGATCGTCACCGACAAACCCTGGTCGGGCTTCAACTACTACGAGGGCAACTACCGGTCGACGGTGGCGGTCAACGCGGACCTCAAGCAGC encodes the following:
- the coaA gene encoding type I pantothenate kinase; translation: MPRPSEPSPYVEFDRRQWRALRMATPLKLTAHELLGLRGMGEQLDLLEVEEVYLPLARLIHLQVAARQRLFAATAEFLGEPQQNPDRPVPFIIGVAGSVAVGKSTTARVLQALLARFGHHPRVDLVTTDGFLYPNAELMRRKIMHRKGFPESYDRRALMRFVTAVKSGADQASAPVYSHLIYDIVPGEKVVVRHPDILIIEGLNVLQTGPALMISDLFDFSVYVDARIEDIEQWYVSRFLAMRAGAFANPQSHFHHYSTLTDEQAIFAARDIWQSINLPNLIHNILPTRPRATLVLRKDADHSINRLRLRKL
- a CDS encoding DUF885 domain-containing protein; the protein is MSAGQIPMPVPDTAADGLIHEYLLLGLRFDRIEEGYVDSFTGDPALRKQVADEPAPDPAALARQARRLHGEVDGSGLDPQRADYLKAHLRALDCAGRKFAGEDVGFVDEVRDYFDVSIAKGDEDRYREAHRLLDEALGGSGPLVERMQAHRSGEEIPPERLEECIHAFSSALRDRVRVDFPLPDTETINYEIVTDKPWSGFNYYEGNYRSTVAVNADLKQQMSNLPRLVAHESYPGHHTEHCRKEAGLVELGGQTEQTIFLVNTPQCLMAEGLADLALYAAVPENWGAWAAEIYKDLGLRFDGERAEAISRASAALADVRQDAALMLHDEHRDADDVVAFLQRWLLTSPERARQSMRFLSSPLWRAYTSTYVEGYRLLRGWLDARPDGVSLTARFGRLLDEPLIPSSLRS